A single window of Neospora caninum Liverpool complete genome, chromosome XII DNA harbors:
- a CDS encoding putative synaptobrevin domain-containing protein translates to MWTSPASGSSGLASGVAAARGGSSPHSEGFEDRPRKAESPRFQYACVARGTYVLAEYTAIEEGEEEVLSAVSRRALLKLPKTGGRRSYVFDNRLFSFFVDAKSAAVFMCVTDENIQADIPLQFLTDLRSQYLHLLDASAGASGGARPAEVTRALIRLVDEYRHGRARGSQQVERVEKELEAVTEIVRENINKVLERGEQIECLVGKTSNLRDSAYGFRKASRELRRHVWWSSTKPYFIVFGMIVVLIIILASFFCGGLTFQACLRIT, encoded by the exons ATGTGGACATCTCCAGCTTCCGGGTCTTCGGGCCTTGCTTCCGGGGTCGCTGCCGCGCGGGGCGGATCCAGTCCGCACAGCGAAGGCTTCGAAGACCGTCCGCGGAAGGCGGAATCGCCTCGCTTTCAGTATGCATGCGTCGCGCGAGGCACCTACGTCCTCGCCGAATACACGGCGatcgaggagggcgaggaagaagtccTGAGCGCCGTCTCCAG aCGCGCGTTGCTCAAACTCCCGAAAACAGGCGGACGACGCAGCTACGTCTTCGACAACCGCCTGTTTAGCTTT tTCGTTGACGCGAAGAGCGCCGCCGTTTTCATGTGCGTCACGGACGAGAACATTCAAGCAGACATCCCGCTGCAGTTCCTC acCGATCTGCGCAGCCAGTATCTCCACTTGCTCGACGCGTCCGCGGGCgccagcggcggcgcgcgccctGCCGAAGTTACGCGCGCGTTAATTCGCCTTGTC GATGAATATCGCCACGGGCGGGCGCGAGGGAGCCAGCAGGTGGAACGCGTCGAGAAGGAGCTAGAAGCAGTCACGGAGATCGTTCGAGAAAACATCA ACAAGGTCCTCGAGCGAGGCGAACAGATCGAGTGTCTGGTTGGGAAAACCAGCAATCTACGGGACAGT GCCTACGGATTTCGGAAGGCGTCTCGAGAGCTTCGACGGCACGTGTGGTGGTCCTCGACGAAACCGTACTTCATCGTTTTTGGGATGATTGTA GTCCTCATCATCAtcctcgcctccttcttTTGTGGCGGGCTTACCTTCCAAGCCTGCCTGCGTATCACATAA
- a CDS encoding putative DNA-directed RNA polymerase II largest subunit — MSLTREQNDDSILRLVSEPVDNVQGNGDKNPFSPVTLAEQDEEASGPSAEASAEKAKATSVPQNGAIGDAEELEKHINIIESGGGPIRQEGGSGVSHKGNPKSETSPAAEFVAGDGDPTDGSVLDSTEEQLSSSTDLAGAAARQDEVVDTDDKETSAPALNALSEDGAGGETAHKNEAPSTPDSSALVGGSSAVTEGDYERQQQEKTKENVPSETHQKGAPSNKANEGSATTRLPEADSPAAKNVQASPQHFLWGAPDVLPLGKYLSQVSGDFIDSPAMAAFSTFATMSPVYSPFEGIGMSPSVMRDDSGTYLPPVAPAPSPYMASLHPAVFQGGMSIDPTSGFSTTNFGAMYSPNFSAAATRPIHMPSAIETTPSVSMMDNTPVGGVSFSPALRASTLDGSIGGLGMPFTGVMVGQFNEESVPLLNGSGNSGLSSPSMTHGAPRMQFGGSAGIGMPFHNRFFPTADGHNLANGGQTTGNVNTGFSITPGEGTPSPKHFPSTFPQFSFGSGGEFPDSRSGGDSVMKGDTYQEINNSFQASGTWNAWSSPRARDPFND, encoded by the exons ATGAGCCTCACACGAGAGCAGAACGATGATTCTATCCTTCGGTTGGTCTCCGAGCCCGTTGACAACGTGCAGGGAAATGGCGACAAAAACCCCTTTTCCCCGGTCACCTTGGCAGaacaagacgaggaagcTAGTGGTCCATCTGCAGAAGCTTCTGCTGAAAAAGCAAAAGCAACCTCAGTTCCTCAAAATGGTGCAATCGGCGATGCAGAGGAACTGGAAAAACATATCAATATCATCGAGAGTGGCGGTGGTCCGATTCGCCAAGAGGGAGGGTCGGGAGTCTCTCACAAAGGAAACCCGAAAAGCGAGACCTCTCCAGCTGCAGAGTTTGtggcaggagacggagatcCAACGGATGGTTCGGTCCTTGACTCGACAGAAGAACAACTTTCATCTTCTACAG ATTTAGCGGGAGCCGCTGCGAGACAAGACGAGGTCGTTGACACAGATGACAAAGAAACATCGGCTCCGGCACTTAATGCTCTGTCAGAAGACGGTGCGGGTGGCGAAACCGCCCACAAAAATGAAGCGCCATCCACTCCTGACTCAAGTGCATTGGTCGGCGGATCAAGCGCGGTAACTGAGGGGGATTACGAGAGGCAGcaacaggagaaaacgaaggaaaatgTGCCCTCTGAAACACACCAGAAGGGCGCACCAAGCAACAAGGCGAATGAGGGCTCAGCGACGACCAGATTGCCGGAGGCGGATAGTCCGGCAGCTAAAAACGTTCAAGCCAGTCCTCAGCATTTTCTTTGGGGAGCCCCAGACGTATTGCCGTTGGGAAAATATCTTTCCCAAGTTTCTGGG GACTTCATCGACTCTCCGGCAATGGCAGCATTCTCCACTTTCGCAACCATGTCTCCAGTGTACTCACCGTTCGAAGGAATCGGAATGTCTCCGAGTGTGATGCGTGACGATAGTGGAACGTATCTGCCACCTGTGGCCCCAGCACCTAGCCCGTACATGGCCTCTCTGCACCCAGCAGTATTTCAGGGAGGTATGAGTATCGATCCAACGTCAGGCTTTTCCACTACCAATTTCGGAGCAATGTACAGCCCCAACTTCTCCGCTGCAGCTACCAGACCCATTCATATGCCCAGCGCCATAGAGACTACGCCTTCCGTGTCTATGATGGATAACACTCCGGTTGGGggtgtttccttttcgccggCTCTTCGTGCGAGCACGTTAGACGGAAGCATCGGAGGCTTGGGAATGCCATTTACGGGTGTTATGGTGGGTCAATTCAACGAAGAGAGCGTCCCCCTTCTAAACGGAAGTGGCAACTCCGGCCTATCATCGCCAAGCATGACACACGGAGcaccgcgcatgcagttcggCGGATCCGCAGGGATTGGCATGCCTTTCCATAACCGTTTCTTTCCAACCGCAGACGGCCACAACCTAGCAAACGGCGGCCAGACAACAGGGAATGTGAACACCGGTTTCTCTATCACTCCTGGAGAGGGCACCCCGTCGCCCAAACACTTTCCTTCTACATTCCCTCAATTCTCCTTCGGCTCCGGTGGTGAATTTCCTGACTCCAGATCTGGAGGGGATTCCGTTATGAAGGGGGACACGTATCAGGAAATCAACAATTCTTTTCAGGCAAGCGGAACATGGAACGCGTGGAGTTCCCCTCGCGCCCGAGACCCATTCAACGACTAA